In the Microcebus murinus isolate Inina chromosome 14, M.murinus_Inina_mat1.0, whole genome shotgun sequence genome, one interval contains:
- the DYDC2 gene encoding DPY30 domain-containing protein 2: MESEYLRRCFGNSLTQALVEVAKVRPSDPIEYLAHWLYHCRKTTRAREENRQEKIQLKEEYDSSCREREMTEMLKQEEWQMHQKCKCGKELFSETVSSKKTVFMQEDTKPLEKEALEQESLRGAPSVIPGEPQQASPSESAGQADWKPPTPQELNHQEALQYEVAYEMPSGSKSPP; the protein is encoded by the exons ATGGAAAGTGAGTACCTAAGGAGGTGCTTTGGAAATTCCCTGACCCAGGCACTGGTGGAAGTGGCAAAAGTTCGGCCCAGCGACCCAATAGAATACCTGGCACACTGGCTTTATCATTGTAGGAAAACAACTAGAGCAAGagaagag AACAGGCAGGAGAAGATCCAACTGAAGGAAGAATATGACAGTAGCTGCAGGGAAAGGGAAATGACAGAAATGCTGAAGCAAGAAGAATGGCAGATGCATCAGAAGTGTAAGTGTGGCAAG GAACTGTTTTCTGAAACTGTTTCGTCCAAGAAGACTGTATTCATGCAGGAGGACACGAAACCCCTTGAGAAGGAGGCCTTGGAGCAGGAATCCCTGCGAGGTGCTCCCAGTGTGATTCCAGGAGAGCCTCAGCAGGCCTCTCCTTCAGAGTCTGCTGGCCAGGCTGACTGGAAGCCCCCAACTCCACAAGAACTAAATCACCAGGAAGCTCTTCAGTATGAAGTGGCCTATGAAATGCCTTCTGGCTCCAAATCTCCTCCCTAG